In a genomic window of Phacochoerus africanus isolate WHEZ1 chromosome 6, ROS_Pafr_v1, whole genome shotgun sequence:
- the S100A8 gene encoding protein S100-A8 — translation MLTDLESAINSLIEVFHKYSLEKGNYHALYADDLKRLLETECPKYMKKKDAEAWFKELDINKDGAVNFEEFLILVIKVGVEAHEDIHKE, via the exons ATGCTGACGGATCTGGAGAGTGCCATTAACTCCCTCATCGAAGTCTTCCACAAGTACTCCCTGGAGAAAGGGAATTACCATGCCCTCTACGCGGATGACTTGAAGAGATTGTTAGAGACGGAGTGTCCTAAGTATATGAAG AAAAAGGACGCAGAAGCCTGGTTCAAAGAGCTGGACATCAACAAGGATGGTGCAGTTAACTTCGAGGAGTTCCTCATACTGGTGATCAAGGTGGGCGTGGAGGCCCATGAAGACATCCACAAAGAGTAG